The genomic interval TGAATAAATAGTGCATTGCTCAATCTAAGCAGTTAATGGTCAAAGCACTCACTGTGTTTAGCTGATAAACTTGCAGCCCAGCACTTGTTTTTATAAAGTCAGCCCAAGTATACAagctaaattttaaaaaattatacaaaattTACTCTGTAAAGAATGACACAGAGTGTTGAGTGTTGTTGGTGAGTGTCTTGACTCCCAGATAATGCACAAGAAACAATATACCGGTTATTTGAGCAGCTTACTAATATGACTTGTCTGATTGGGACATTACGTTTACTTTGTTATTTCCATTCATTGGGAGATGCACACTCAGACAAACGATTGCCTCACTTTCTCACCTATCCAGTTTGGGGTTGTCCTGCCTCTCTCGCTGCTGTTCATACCGCAGTTTGAGGCCCTTGAATGTCTGGACATAGTCCACATCTTCCAGAGCCTTCCAGTAGTTCTCTACTATATGAGCTGTGAGAGACTTCACATCCTCCTGGGAGCaatggaaggagagagagagagagagggagaaagacagaggagtgtAGAGACCCAGCAGAAGAGGAAAATTAGGTAAAGGTATGCAAAGGGAGGAAGATGGGTAGTTTTAAAGAGTAATGAAGCATAGAGGAAatgagggggagaaagagagaggggagatcACACCAAACAAGTTAAAAACAATCTATAAAATATTGCAggttttcttttacttttggGGATGTGATTTGATGAACATCCTAATGATTATTACTCTTCTTTTTTATAAGATCTGATTGGCAAAACTGCATCAAAAATGGACATAAAAATCCTTTCAGACCAAACAATAATAGACAACTGAGTGACAGGAATGAATACATATTCTATCAATTTCCACAGACACTATCTCTCACTAATCAGTAAATCAATATATATGCTCAAGTTGCACAGGTTTAACAAGCTTATCAACTCTGAAGAGACAAGCAACAGAACTGGAAAGAAAATCAACgacaacaaaacaaaggcaGAATTGACCAATCATGCTACTCCTGCTTCCTAAACCAAGCTAAGCAGGCACAAGGAGGCTAGAAGCCTGACTGTGAactgcaaaagagaaaaaaggcagCCAGAATCAGGCAATACTCACCACACGGACATACTCAAACATCTCAATGATGGCTGAGTTCATGAGATTGTAGCGTGAGCCGTTGTTGAGGAAGGCCTTAATGACAGGTTCAAAGAGAAAGTTTCTCATGATGTAGCGATTATAGAATTCATCCTTCAGACCAATGATCCTCCGCATGAAGCGCAGGGCACCTGGGAACACACATCAAACTCCTTAATGTATGATACAGCGTTTCAAAAATTTAATGATGCAAAGTCTGTGTGAGTTGGTGGGCACTAAGTGTTGCAGATCTAGTTGTGATTATATGTGACTCACATAGTGCCAGGAACGCATGCTGAGAGGCAGTGAGCACCAGTACCCTCCTGAGAATGTCTTTGTTGATGATATAGTTCTTGATGTGATAGGTGTGGTGCTCAACACAAAATGTAAGCAGCTCCAAAATCAAGGCCAGCAACTGGGATGTTTGAAAATCATCTAAACAGAGAAGGAAGGTagtaagaaacacaaaatacttaTTGACATATGTAGCCACAACGCTCACAGATATTCAATACCTTTGCTAGgtttttcctctgtggtgttgGCCAGTAGTGGAGCTGAGAGGACATGCATACAGTGCTTGTAGAAGAAGCTCAAGAACTcggtcttttctgttttctgaaaaaagagaaagaacaagtATTTCCTGAATACCACAACTTTTGATATGTACTGTGATGAACGCTCGCACAATTTCCAAAACAATTGTGCTGCTCTCCAGCCTAACCTGTTACACTGGTGGTACTGGTGCTTCTAACTTTTTCAGTTACTGAAGAGTAACTTGACTTCAGCTATCTGGTAAGgatatttttttcctgacatGACTCTATGTGTATTCAATTCTACTCAATTCAAACAATATCCACACATGGATCATGTGTGGATATTTTTTTGCTTGTATTGTGGTGATTGTGGGAATGTCACCTCCCTTTGTTCCTTTCCACTGCTGTCAAACTCTTGGATACAAAATGAAGAGCTCACTCCTTCCTTTTATAATGAAACTAAAGTTTTTACTTGAAACCAAATGACTGAACAGGATTGAGCAAGCAATGCCCCCACTCCTCACAAAGAAAGAATCTAGCATTCTGAAGTACTTCTGGACAGGCTGGATCTACAATATTGAGTACTCTGCTCAGACTTACTGTCGAGTCTTCGTCAGTATAAACTGATGTATATAGGAATGTAGGAGTAGCATGCAAACTCACATTTGCAGTAGCCAGCATGTTCTCTGGGTCCACCAGAGTCCGTAGCAGGCCCATTAGCTGCACCGCCCCACCTAGTTCTGGGTCTGTATCACAGATCATATGTTCTATGATCAGGTTGATCAGGAGGATGTCctgttaaacaaacaacaaatgatgATTAGCGACAGACACCTGTTTATATCcaccagtgtttgtgctaaATTAGGAAATATATTTCCAGTAATTTTAGAactgagtgacagaaaatgttcacaAAATCTGATGTAGCGCATATACTTACATCATCATTCTGCTGAGACTCCTGCATGACGAACTCTCGTACCATGGAGGGGTTGTACTCCACCAGATAAGAGAAGATATCTGTGGCTGCCCCACGCACCTGAACGTCATCCATTCCCTGTTTCGTGAACATACATTATGTTTGTCAGTGGACTGTGAATTCCCCCAATTAAGGcgtgttttaaaaacaaaatggggTCGAAGGTGATGCACCAGTTCGTTTCacttttacagatttttttttttcctctcttcagtTTACTTGTAAGGGTGTGCATCAACAGGAAGTGGGCGGGCGCGGGGGATGCGGGGGTTACTCTCACAAATATCTGTATGTCCAAAGGTGTACATGCGTTACAAGCACATAGATCTCAATATTGAAATATGAGCTGATGATCTATTTCTTCTGCATTTGTTTAGATGTTGCAAATGCTGACCTGCAAATGTTTTAAGTTTTTCACAAATTTTAATCAGAGGACTGTGGGTTGCACTGTAGCATACAAAAAAGAGCATAACCAATTGCATGCTCAAAGACTGACTCGATGCAGGTGTGTATTTGACTCCTGCAGTCACTGGTGTGGTAGTAAATACAAGGTAACAGTCCACCTAATAAGAAAAAATAGGACTGCAGgtgtcaaaacaaaaactgttcaaGGTCCAAATCACGGCAGTTACAATGCACTTGAAGTGTTGTTTCATAAGAGGTACCTCAGTTCTTTAAATCAAAACTGAATCAGATGTAAATCAAGTCAACCttctttgttttcacactgtAATCCAATCTGTCCACACTTGACATCTGAGATTGAATTCTGTTGATCTGTGATCAGACCGCTTAACCAATATTATACTTGAATGAAGCGTGgtactgaatgaatgaaaaagcaTCCCCTCTTTTCAGGTTATAACctccccaccacacacacctcacacattGCAGCCTTcgtatgatttaaaaaaaaattttgttttttttttttcatttatagcGCTGGTCGGATTTACAATTACATGTAGCTGATCAGGACTGTGGCCTTGCCACCTCTGAAAATACATACGTGAGACAGTGTAGCCAAAAGACAACCAAAGAGCATATTGTACCCTCCTGACAGATATACAACCAGGTATTATTAAGATGCACCAGTTCCACTGACTGTCTGACAAGACTCAGCAGGAGAATTTAGCTGTAATACAACCCAAAACCAGCAGATGCTCCTTTCTACATTTTCGTCTTTAGACCAAGTAATACCAAGACATTCTGCAGCATCCTTCCTCaccattgtttttattcttatatGTACTCAAATATGTATGTTCAATGCATGGCAAGTCTCCAAGGTTAAGCCCTATACTGACAACcaatgtttggtttgttttattgcagTACGAGGTTGTTTGACTTGTTCAAGGAATAAAATGCTGTGTCATGGTCCAAATGAGAGGCTGAAGTCTTGTCAAGTTTTGAAATATCCTTAAAGTGGAgactaaaacattttaatgtcattctCTATAACAAAAGCTGCACACAAAAAATGCAAATCATAAAACTGCCTCCTCAGTCACAACACAGTACACTGTAATACCACAGGGAGTCTGATTCTGCTCTCTCATCATAATGTTCTTTTGCTATGCACAAACCCTGGCACCAAATAGCTTGTATGGAACTGGATTCACAGTGTTATTACTCCAATTTCATTCACCGATAATAttggctttgtttgttttgctttatatTTTGCTCTCAGGAATAGATCACTGAACTTCAACTTATCAAGGTAAATTCCACTAATCCTAATGGAAAATATAGCATCACTGTCGACGCTAATAACACCAAGAGCCAAATTCCCACTAACACTCCCACCAAACTTATTCTGCTGTAATGTTAAGGTTGCTGCACTCACCAGTATGACCTCTAGTGCAGGTAAAATGCCCATGTTTGACAATGTCTTGAAGAAGGCGTCTCTGTTTTGAGGTTGTAACGTTTGTGAGAATGCACAGAATTCCTTCAGGAAGTTCACctataaaaagacagaaacaaacaaggcTCCATGAAACAAGGAACAAGAAGACAACTTAGAGCAATATGACCAATAATCTGAAAGGAAGGTCTGGCGTACCAGTTCGTGTCTTTTGTCGTCATCAGTAGCCTCATCTGTTAGCTGTGCAAAGAGGTCTGTCAGGAACTTCTCATCGTCCTGACATCAAGAGGGAAGGGGGAGATGAGATATGATGAGTATCACAGATGGTAAACAAATcagaactttttaaaaaaaaaaaaaacctgtccatCACAGTGCTCTACAGAAAATTGTACACTCAACCAAATCTATTGTGACAAAGCAGTTGTTGAACTGATACAGATACAGAATAACCAGGAAATATAGAACAGCACTCAtcatatgaatgaatgactgatttTAAGGCACAGTTATACTGTGACATTCAATTCACACCCAGAAATAcaacacatacattttatttaccaTTATTTTGAATTAGTGCAGTTTACATTAACTGTGTATCAAAAGTTTGGATTATGCACATAAGATACTTTTACACTGAAACAGAGTTTCATTCGGTGTGATCTGTGATCCAGGATATCAAGTTCTagttttaatgaataaaacactttgtttgttgattttggCTCAACAAAACTGCCTCTTGGTAAGCAAAGAAGAAAAGGTTTGCAGTGGTGTTTGACTTCACAACTTCACATAGCACAGTATACCAGAGTCAACTGTGTGCCAGTTTTAGTTTTCCTCTAGCGCAGCATAACTGATTTACACAACACTTCTCCATCTCTATGGAGACAGCCATACATAAACACTGCTGAGTTGacacagtacaaaaacacaaaggtcacatgaccatAAAAGACTAGCAGACAAACTCAGACAGGGTAAAGCACAATCagccaaaaataaaacctttgtACAATCCTACAATTACTGTAATTTCCAGTTCTCACTGCATAAACACTGTTTTCAAAAATATTCTGTGTGCATGTTGAGTTGTCTATTTGtaaagtttgtttgtattaAGCTCATACACATTTGTCTAAATTGCATTTGCTTTgagtaaaacattttataagTGAAAACGTGGTACATACACTCTTcctatctaaaaaaaaaaaaaaaagggcaacaTGTAATATGTCTGTCTATCTCACCTGCAGCATGCCCACAATCTCCACCTTGttgaagaagatgaaggagtGCAGGGTGGACAGCATGTTTTCCTCAAAAACAGAGGGCGTGGGCAGCACCATGTCCTGAATGTACTGCACCCGATACGTCTGGTGTATTTTCTGACGCAGTTCGGGATCAGAGATGGGGATCACCTCCTTAAAGCGGGCTGTCTTAGTGAGAAACTCCCGATGCCGCCGCGGCTGCGGGAGTGCTGGGTCAAACTCCAGACAGCCAATGACGTCCATGATGCACTCGTCAGAGAACATAACCTCAAAGAGTGCAGTGCGATTGAGCAGGAAGATGCCTTTAATAATTTCGTACAGGTGGTGCAGTCCCTCTCGGTTCTCCAAATCCTCACACACGCGGAACAGTTCCAGCAGTTTGCGAATGTAGCCCTCGTTCTCCACAGCCAGTGCCAGTTTCTCGCGCCGCAGTGGCGATGGGAGTGAGGAGGCCACCAGCTCAGCCAGGTCCTCCAGGCGGTTCAGTTCACATGGTGGTAACTCCAGACCTGGCGATGACATGTCATCAAAGCGCTCCTCCTCAGACTCGTCCACCACATCCTGGGTGATGTCCACTGATGGATCCTTCCCCTGCACCTAAACAGTGAGAAAAACGTGTGAGTGATGGAGGCTGTAACTTGTTACAGAGACTATCAGCAGAAACACccaaacacatttaacattaCATGCATACGCAGATggagcagacaaacacacacccacacaaagaGAAGTGGAGTTACCTGGCATATTTTCTCCCAGATTTCATCACAGCCAGCCTTCTCTTGGAAGCTGAGTGCCAGATCATAATTTTCAGCCTCTGACCATACTATCAGTGTATCCttttaagaggaaaaacaaagccaATTTACAATCAGTATTCAAAGAAGGGAAATCCATATTTGACCTGAGTATATGGCACCATACGATGTACCGACCTGTTGTTTCTGGTAGGCTGTGTTTGGGTTGATTTTGGACTCCAGCAGTAGGGAACCTGTCAGGTTAAAAACAAAGGTAGCCCATGAGGGTTGTCAAAATGACTTAAGTGAGATGACGAGGTTAGGGTATTTGCTGCATACAAATGGAGGTTAAATGAACTGTTTCAGCTGATCAAAATAAATCCGTGTGGAAAGTATTGTGGACATAGAATAACCACAGAGCAACTATAACTGTGGTCAAATAATCCCATAATTGGCATATTTCATTCCTCTGGCCTTAGCCTGTTAACTTACCGTCGCTCTCTGCTCGCACCAGTAGAGACGTGCCTTTGAATCGCTCCACATAGCCCGAGGAGACGTGCCCGGTCCCACGGTCATCCCACTGTCTGTCCTCATTGAGGGTATAGACTTTGACTCGTCGGCGAGTGTCCGTCATCCTGGCAGGTGGTTGTAAcccttttctccccctcccgGATCTTCTTGGCTTTTACAGGGCGTCTGCTTCACCTAGTAACGCCACAACTTCAGTTCACTTTTTTCCCACCTGCTCACTTCTACAATGCGGTACTGACTTTACTCGTGTCAGGGGTCAACCAGGCTGACACTTATTTGAAGCACCTTAGAAGTGGAACACCTGGACTAGTGTCCAGGAAGAGTCCCCGATCGCTTCTGCAGTTACAACTACAATGTCTGACTATTTAGCCTCAAAACTTATCTCGCCAGGGTTACAGGCAACGCGCCAAACAAAATCAGCCTACAGACCATTGTAGCAAGCTATTTTACAGTGCGGAGGGCAATGACGTTAGCTCAAATGTTAAACGACATAACACGATCTGACAGACATTACAAACTCCTACCAGAGAGCGGAGAGAGGAGTCTTCAGAATAAGCCCCACCGTTACGATCACTGGTTCCCAAAACACCCTGCCTGCTTATTAGTACAGTCTGTACGCTTGCGGGCAACGTTAGCCAGTTACGTTAGCTAGCAAACCTAACGAGTTAACTAGTTAGCTAGTACGCTAACTGCCAACGCTCCACATATTCAATGTTAACCAATCTTTTGAAGCAAAATGACCAGACCTGTGCACCGATAACATTATTTCACACCCGCGGACCGCAGACACCGTGTTTACCCCGGACCAGTCTTTCTAATTGTGTCTGAATAATACGCCAGCTAGCTAGCGTTAGCCGCTATTTCTGCCCCAAGTGTTCCGCCATGTTCTGGCTCGGGGCCGCGGAGAGACCACTCTCTCCATACTGGTATTCATGCATCCCAGAAATTATGCAAACCAACAAACTGTAGTCGTATAATTACTTAAAGGTATCGCTTTACATTATAATGCTATTTGCCATTCATTCCCGACGTCTTGCTCAGATAATTGCTAACTGCCCCCCCGTGAGTATTCAGCCATCTTGGGTCCCTTCAGAGTCAGTACGGGGTTTCCAGCACAGCAACAACAGGGCAGCCCGCCACATTTAAAGAGACAGTAACATAATAATTGTGAGCATAAAGGGTCCTGCAACATCCTCATCCTGTTCGATAAATATTAGAAAACTTACCATACAACCACCATCTACACAAAAATCAACCGATAGTCCAACAATTTTACGTGTATGTACATCCAAATGTTGATCCTCGTCGACTAGTAATTTCTATCCTGAGACTGAATCGATTGTTGAATGTATTTCTCCTTGTTCCGCAGGTCATATATTCAAGAGTGGAGACCAGTCAGAAAACAATCGTTTATTTCGtttaaatcaaagaaaacaacaacgGGAATAGTTGAAATCAGGTATTATGCAAAACAAAACGTTTACAATAACAGCATTTTACATCATGATAGAAGGTCATGTAACGATAATAATATCAGATGAAATATGTAAAAGAAATCATCTGGGATAAGAACATTAACGGGTGACACGGTCTTCAGAAATTtactcattcaaaaataaatcacctgCATTCAAAATCCACAGCGAGTTCAAATCCAACTGCCCAGTaaaggtataaaaaaaaaaaaaacatgtcacataaCTTTTAAGGTAACTGAAAGCACACTACTAAAAACTTGACAACCAAAAAGTGTTTGTATCTAGCCTGTGGAGCACCTCTCCAAGCAGGGATCCCTCTCCATCAATAAGTTAGTCCTTGCAGCCATTAGCCCCTGTCTCTTCATCATGTAACAAACATGTATACTGCAGAGCACAATTCCATTTCAATATAAAGCCCAAAATGTCTGAATTTACCCCATTTTTCAAAACCCCTTGCTTTCACAATGTATGGGATAATGTGAAAACCCACCCCTGATCAAACTGACAATGTCATCCATATACACAGATCTAGAAGATGCTGTGGAAATGTAGAGCAGTGTAAAATCCTTCCAGGTGTGTGCAGCAGGACAACCTGTCACCGATGCCTTTACTTTGCTGCCTGCTGAGCCTGACGCCGCAGAAGGACATATATCTTCTCCTTGATCCAGTCTTTGTTGTATGGTTGGTATGTCTGGGTGTCAGCTCTGTAcctgttgaaaaatgtaaatgatacTTTTACTGTATAGCGATcaacacactgaatacacaggATGGTTTCCATTCAAATAACTGGTTCACCAGCCAGACCATACTTACACAAGACAACTAAGATCTGCCAAGTCATCAATAAAGTCAAACAACTGACTAATGTCATAAGTGATGGAGGGACTGTTTGGATTCATCCTCTTCAGATGCTCTtcatacattttacaaacacCTGGAAGACATGTGCAGATCATgctaaacagaaaacaagaccACCATTTCAAAATATCTGAAACATTACATTATGTTGCATTTATTGCATCTTTTACAGCAGTGTGACAAAAGGGAAGGAAGATACAGGAGAAATACAACAGCATTAATAGAGGGAATAAAATTCAAAACTTGAATTGATCAATTTTGACATTTACTAAAACtgttttaagaataaaaaagtGTCCAGTGGCAGACTGTAGTTCACACTAGCATGTGGCTGAAATATCATAGGTTAGTTTCAGCCTCCATTCATGTATATAGTTGTGTGGTGTACGGCCATGTCATTCTACAGTATACTTACCATTCAACAGCTAAGAAATCAAAAAATAGATATAAAACATTTCTAACGCTTCATTTTTTATATACAAGTGCATTACAGGGTATTTACATTGCCACACTAACACTCACATCATTCACTGCAAACACTGTGAAGAAGTTTTAATTTGAGAGATAAATAAGGTTCTGAATGAGCTTAACCTTAGTGATAATAGAATACCTACATttactaaatttaaaaatggcTGGGCTAAAAAAAATGATGGTTTTAACCTACACTCTTTACACCAAATGTAATAACAATACAGCACTGCGATTTATTCATGAAGACgtctttaaaacagctgcacACTCACCTTCCATACATTCATTCACTGACTCATAGTCAGCATATGTGCGGCCCTCAGGTCTCTTGGTCGGTTGGACAAGCAAAATTGTGTGCGACTGTAAAAACGATTAATTATATTTAGTACACACATTATTGTAAGttcttttttgtctcatcaAATATCTGAGTTATGCAGTCGACGACTGACACAAAAAAGCACTTTGCAGTAACCCTCTCCCGATAGATTTTCAACCGGTAAGTAAACGATGGTCATTTAGCAACAGATCTCCCACTGTAACGTCAACGTAGTGGCAAAGCTTTCACAAAATACCCACATACTTCATCCGTATTTTTGGATTACCAGGCGGAGACGTGTTCATTAAGATCTGCAGTTAAAACTAGGTGTTGATAGCAACAGAAGAAATAGGACAAAATTCATGTTTGACAGAGTAGTAAACGTTAGCCTTGgagcttgttagcttagctgtGATGGATTAAGAGGAGCTAATGTGGACTGATATTGGaagtttttcccttttaaacgtaaaacaaaacacacttacCATGTTTGTGATGGCCGCAGACCCTGTCTACTTGTTGTGGATGAAAAACTGCAAAGTAATCGTAATATATTGCTTCTCAATCCGCCGTGGGCTGCAGCTGTTTGAGCAAAAATATTCAGCGGAAATGAAATAAGTCTTTTTCCGGTTGTAAGGTGAGgtgccttcaaaataaagtttttgtttcaaaataaacGTCTGGCATTAGAACAGCAACATCAGTCTCATTCTAATGTGTCTAGAAACATTTTGTCTGtgggaaaaaatatttgtatCCTTTACATTAATATATACTCCCACAAAGTACAGTAAAATCTTATCCAAATAAAAATGCTTAATTACCAACAAATTATTTATCAAAAGTAATAATATCTACTATCCACTGCAAATCCCCATGCATAGCCTACTATTACCTCAAAACTGCATTTAACCATTGTACCTTCATATATGTAGTTAGTTACATCACACCACTGTATTTGttcatgtatttacttattcatTAGTAAAACAGACcatcagtttaattttaaaatatggtGTCAAATTCAAGTAAAGATCAAATTTAGAAACACTGCAAGAAAAGATGGAAACACAGATAAACcacagcttttttcttttcaaggttACCAGATAGCTGaaaatttattcattaaaattgTCATTTAAGGAAGGTAAATTTAGTCTGAACATGAGGAAAAAACCACAAATGAATATAGTGAATgtcacaaacacaatgacaaagaTCAAAAAGATAATCAAATCAGAGACAAGAGCTGTGTATTGTATATCAGTTATAATGTGAGGCTATCTAGATTATTCTTAATGTaaattcaaatgtttaaatgaaatgtaggATGTGGTAAATTATACaacacatgtttgtgtgtgtcttcatttatgtaaatataaactACACATGTGTACAAATATCTGATTAGTTTTATAGAGAGGGCACCCTGATGATCCTGTGTACTGGAGGTATTAGTGGCATGCATGGTTATGCCCTCGCCCTCAGAGCACCTCTGGGTGGCCCTCTCCTCGGGGTCCCTCTGCGATGTGGAGGTGGGAGCTCCCTCACCACACCCCCACACTCTCTCTGACATGCCTCCAGGGACAGAAAGTTATTGGCATTGCCCTGGCAACTTCCATACCAAAACTCAGTACATTTATTGGCGCCAGAGTCGTAGTAGAACCGGACCTTCCAGGTATCACAGGGGCCCTCATCACGTGGCAGGGAGCACACATCACTAGTGGATGGAGCGGCAGCAGGTGGTGGGCGCTCCTGagcaaagagaagagagagtgaatCTTCCAGGATACTGCAGCAGGTAAATTTGTTAACACTCGAAGCCAACTGATATCCGATAATGATTTTCAGTCATTAGTATGTTTCAAATTCCAAACACCACATTTCGCATTATGCAATAACATCTTTCATTAGACCCACCAAATCTGGTTAACACCCATATCTTTCAAACTCAACACACTCAGTTTGTAAAGCAGGTTTTCTGTTATATATTTGTAAAATCAGTAGAGTGCCCCTTTAATAAATCTGCAttatttaacagctttaaaTACAAGATGAAGATCACATGATTCATACCACAGGTGTGTGGTACTCAGGACATCCAACCCTTCCAAATCCTTGAGCAGGAGTCACCCCATCCAAGCAACAGCCATATCTAAAGAAGAGAGagtttttattcactttataTTGAGCCAATAAGCTATTCCTCAATTTCATTTTTGATATATATTGGCTACAAGGGTATGATCCAGGAAGTGGCATTACCTAGTGCGAACACAGTC from Lates calcarifer isolate ASB-BC8 linkage group LG7_1, TLL_Latcal_v3, whole genome shotgun sequence carries:
- the erh gene encoding enhancer of rudimentary homolog, producing MSHTILLVQPTKRPEGRTYADYESVNECMEGVCKMYEEHLKRMNPNSPSITYDISQLFDFIDDLADLSCLVYRADTQTYQPYNKDWIKEKIYVLLRRQAQQAAK
- the smek1 gene encoding serine/threonine-protein phosphatase 4 regulatory subunit 3 isoform X1, with the translated sequence MTDTRRRVKVYTLNEDRQWDDRGTGHVSSGYVERFKGTSLLVRAESDGSLLLESKINPNTAYQKQQDTLIVWSEAENYDLALSFQEKAGCDEIWEKICQVQGKDPSVDITQDVVDESEEERFDDMSSPGLELPPCELNRLEDLAELVASSLPSPLRREKLALAVENEGYIRKLLELFRVCEDLENREGLHHLYEIIKGIFLLNRTALFEVMFSDECIMDVIGCLEFDPALPQPRRHREFLTKTARFKEVIPISDPELRQKIHQTYRVQYIQDMVLPTPSVFEENMLSTLHSFIFFNKVEIVGMLQDDEKFLTDLFAQLTDEATDDDKRHELVNFLKEFCAFSQTLQPQNRDAFFKTLSNMGILPALEVILGMDDVQVRGAATDIFSYLVEYNPSMVREFVMQESQQNDDDILLINLIIEHMICDTDPELGGAVQLMGLLRTLVDPENMLATANKTEKTEFLSFFYKHCMHVLSAPLLANTTEEKPSKDDFQTSQLLALILELLTFCVEHHTYHIKNYIINKDILRRVLVLTASQHAFLALCALRFMRRIIGLKDEFYNRYIMRNFLFEPVIKAFLNNGSRYNLMNSAIIEMFEYVRVEDVKSLTAHIVENYWKALEDVDYVQTFKGLKLRYEQQRERQDNPKLDSMRSILRNHRFRRDARTLEDEEEMWFNTDEDDLEDGEAVVPPSDKMKSEEDLMEPISKFMERKKLKDTEDKEVLGKSSLSGRQNPSFKLSFSGSTKTSLSSPPSSASLNPGSPGSPGSPGSGARSSPSTTTVTTKGGLVGLVDYPDDDDEDEEEEDDGESKEEPLPPSKKSKLSS
- the smek1 gene encoding serine/threonine-protein phosphatase 4 regulatory subunit 3 isoform X2, whose translation is MTDTRRRVKVYTLNEDRQWDDRGTGHVSSGYVERFKGTSLLVRAESDGSLLLESKINPNTAYQKQQDTLIVWSEAENYDLALSFQEKAGCDEIWEKICQVQGKDPSVDITQDVVDESEEERFDDMSSPGLELPPCELNRLEDLAELVASSLPSPLRREKLALAVENEGYIRKLLELFRVCEDLENREGLHHLYEIIKGIFLLNRTALFEVMFSDECIMDVIGCLEFDPALPQPRRHREFLTKTARFKEVIPISDPELRQKIHQTYRVQYIQDMVLPTPSVFEENMLSTLHSFIFFNKVEIVGMLQDDEKFLTDLFAQLTDEATDDDKRHELVNFLKEFCAFSQTLQPQNRDAFFKTLSNMGILPALEVILGMDDVQVRGAATDIFSYLVEYNPSMVREFVMQESQQNDDDILLINLIIEHMICDTDPELGGAVQLMGLLRTLVDPENMLATANKTEKTEFLSFFYKHCMHVLSAPLLANTTEEKPSKDDFQTSQLLALILELLTFCVEHHTYHIKNYIINKDILRRVLVLTASQHAFLALCALRFMRRIIGLKDEFYNRYIMRNFLFEPVIKAFLNNGSRYNLMNSAIIEMFEYVRVDVKSLTAHIVENYWKALEDVDYVQTFKGLKLRYEQQRERQDNPKLDSMRSILRNHRFRRDARTLEDEEEMWFNTDEDDLEDGEAVVPPSDKMKSEEDLMEPISKFMERKKLKDTEDKEVLGKSSLSGRQNPSFKLSFSGSTKTSLSSPPSSASLNPGSPGSPGSPGSGARSSPSTTTVTTKGGLVGLVDYPDDDDEDEEEEDDGESKEEPLPPSKKSKLSS